TCCGCCGTCGGCCGCCAGCGAGGCAGCCGTTCCACGCTGTTCGTCAGGCCGGTCAGCACCACCTCGCGGACCGGCAGGGGCGAGCGCAGCGGATGCCGCGGATTGACATGGCCGACGTAGGTGCGCAGCTCGCGCAGGTCGACCCGGCCCAGCGTCCGGCCCAGCACCCTGACAGTCCCCTCCGTGGGATGCACCAGCGCGCCGAGCAGGCTGAGCAGGGTGGTCTTCCCCGCGCCGTTCGGCCCGAGCAGCGCCCAGTGCTCGCCCGGCCGCACGGTGAGCGACACGTCCTGGAGGATCGGGCGGCCGTCGCGCACCACGTGCACGTCACGGGCGTCGAGGACCGGCGCGTGCGGGGGCGCCCCGGCGTCGTCCGCCGAGGCCGTTTCGGGGAGCAGACCGCTGAATGTCATGGTCAGAAGCCTAGCCCCGGCCCACCCAGGGTCCGCAGGCCCCATCCCCCCGGCCGGGCCTGCCCGGTGCGTGGCGCGACCGTCCGCAGCGGGATGCCATCGTCGCTCAGCAGCCGGCCGGCCGCCGTCGTCCGCCACCAGGTGAGGAACGTCAGCGGGGAACGCCGACCAGCGCGGCGAAGCGGCGCGCGAAGGCCGCACACGGCACGCCGGACCCGGGCGCGGCCGGCCCCCGCGGCCCGCCGCGCCCGGACTCGGCCGGCCCCGCTCGGCCTATTGGAGCGCGGTCGCCCAGTCCCGCATGGCCGCGGCACTCTTGAAATCGGCGACGTTCTTGTCGAGCGGGGTGCTGCTGTACTGGTGGATGGTCCAGTCCGCCTTGATGCGCGGCTTTCCGGCATCGACGTGGTCGGCGATCCACAGGCCGTCTCCGGCGTAGGAGGTGGTGTCGTGGTTCAGCCAGAAGTCGCGGTTGCAGTAGAGCATCACGCGGTGCTGGGGGCGGAGCCGCTTCACCTCTCTGATGAAGCTGTCCTTCTCGGCGTTGCTCGCCGCCGTGCCCTCGCCCGTGTACTCCCAGTCGGCCGCGAGCAGATCCTCCTCGACCGACGCGCACTTCTCCACGAAGTACTCGGCCTGCGCCTTGATGTTGCCGGGCCACAGGAAATGGTAGAAGCCCACCACGCATCCCGCGTCCCGTGCCCTCTTCGCCTGCTCCGACTGCTTCGGATTGATGTACGAACGGCCTTCCGTGGCCTTCACGAACACGAATGCAAGGCCGTCCGTGTCGAACGAGGTCTGATAAGAGCTGACGTCGATGCCGTGCAGCACGCGTAACCGCCTCCCGTAATGGCGTGAATGAATGCTCCGCTATGGACGTTCCCCGTCGCCCGGCGTGCCGAGCCTTTCGGGTCGGGCGACGGCGTCCGCACCGTCCCCTACCCCGAACCGGGTCCCGGACGCGCCACAGGTGATGTCGGGGTCCGGGTCCGAGAGTGCCGCCCGACCTCGCGCGCCCCACGCCGCGCCGGTCCGCTCCCGTGCCGCCGCGCGCCCTGACGACCGCCGCCGCGCCGCCCTGTGAGCGAAGCACAGGGAGCTGTCATTCTCCATTCTTTACAACTCGTGTCGGCGGGTCCGTATCTCTGGAAACGCCACTGGACATCCGATGATTAGGAAGCGCTCTCCGGAGGTCGAACATCACGATGCGCTCCGGCACTTGGGAATTCCAGGACGATTTTCCCGAGACGCGTTCTGAGGCTTGACCCCTATAAACCTCCGATGTTAACTGCGTGTTGCTCTAGTGCGTCTCCCTGCCCCGCCGAGCCGCCCCGCGACGGCAGACAGAGCGCCCAGGTTGTTCCACCCCCGCAACCCTTGGGAGAAACGCCAATGAGATTCCCCAGACTCGTCGCCTCGCTGGTCGCCGTGGCCTGCGTGGCGGCGATCGGAGCCGGCGTCCCCGCGTCGGCCGCCCCGCCCCGTCCCGCCTCCACCACGGACGCCGCGTTCAACACCGGCTCCGGCGCCCTCGACGTGAACTACGGCAGCTACCTCTCGAAGCACGACATCGTCTACAACCGGCCCAACACCGATCCCAAGTACGCCCTCACGGTCGGAAACGGCCGGATGGGCGCCATGGCCTGGCAGCAGAACGGCCTGACCATGCAGGCGTCGGGCGTCGACAACTCCCAGCAGGGCGCCTTCGGAGGCGGCCTGGTCAATCTGCGCACCACACCCGCCATGGAGAGCGGCTTCTCCCGCTACCAGCAGCGCCTCTCCCTCTACGACGGCACCCTGACCACCCGTTACGACGACAACCGCACCGTCACCGTGATGGGCGCCCCGGGCTCCGAGGTCATGGGCATCCACGTGGAGGACGGCCGCAGCAACGTCTCCGGGGTGACCCTGGACCTCGGCCTCTGGGACGTCAGCGGGCTCGGCAACAGCGGTGACGTGCCGAACCTGGACACCTGGAAGACCGTCAGGACCTACGCCGACGCGGACAGCGCGGGCTTCAGCCGCGGCCAGGACGATCCGCAGGGCTTCGGCTACACCCTCGCCGCCAGCGTGGAGGGCGCCGCGTACAGCACGCAGGTGGTGGACGGCCGCACGGTGCGCCTGACCATCACGCCGTCGCACAGCTACACCGTCTGGTTCACCACCAGCAGCCGCAAGAACGCACCGAACCAGGACTCCGTGGCCCAGGCCAAGAAGGCGCTGAGCCAGGTCAGGGCCACCGGGTACACGGGCACCCTGAACGCCTACAAGAACTGGTGGCACGCGTTCTGGCAGAAGTCCTTCGTGCAGTACGGCGACCAGTCGGGCGCGGCGGACTACATGGAGAACGTCTACTACCTGAGCACCTACATGATCGCGGCCGGCGGATACGGCGACTATCCGTTCCACTTCATCAACGGCGTCTTCCGCTCCACGGGGGACAGCACCAAGTGGAGCAACGCGTACTGGTACTGGAACCAGCGCGACGTCTACAACTCCTTCCTGGCGTCCAACCACGCCGACCTGATGTCCGGGTTCAACCGCCTCTACAGCCGGAACTTCGACGCGCTGAAGTCGTTCACGAAACAGCGGTACGGCGTCGACGGGATCTGGGTGCCGGAGACCATGGGCTGGGACGGCAACGCCCGCGGCACGGTGGGCAGCGACTACACCAAGAACATCTGGTCGTCGGGCGCGGAAGCCGCCTACAACATGTACCTCCAGTACCGGTACACGAACGACACCGGATATCTGCGGAACACCGCCTACCCGTTCCTGCGCGAGGTCGTGAAGTTCTACCAGCAGATGCTGTCCCGCGACGCGAACGGGCAGTACTACGTGGCCAACTCCAACTCCCACGAGACGTACTGGAACGTCCCCAACGCGATCACCGACCTGGCGGCCGTGCGCAACGTCTTCCCGATCGCCATCAGCGTCTCCCAGCAGCTCGGCCAGGACGCGGACCTCAGGCCCCAGTGGCAGAACATCCTGGACCACCTGATCGCGTACCCGTCCGACAGCAGCACCTACCTGCCGCACACCCCGCCGATCGCGCAGACCCGCAACAACGAGAACGTCGCCGCGGAGCTCGTCTGGCCCTACGACCGGACCGGCATCGGCTACCCGGACCAGCAGAAGGCCGTCAACACCTGGCGCGCGCGGCCCTTCCCCTACGGCAACGTCTGGTCGAACGACGCCATCCAGGCCGCCCGGCTCGGCCTCGGCGGCGACGCCTTCGACGGCATGAAGACCATGCTGAACAAGTACCAGAACTACCCGAACGGGATGACCAGCAACACCAACGGCGTCTTCGAGTACCTGGGCGTCCAGCTCAACGTGATCAACGAGTCGCTGCTCCAGTCCTACAACGGCAAGATCCGCGTCTTCCCCGCGACGCCGTCGCTGTCGGGCTATACCGGGAAGTTCACGCTGCTGGCCAATGGCGGCTTCCAGGTCAGCTCGGAGCGCGAGGCCGGCGAGACCAAATACGTCGGGATCAAGAGCCTCTACGGGAACAGCACCCGGGTGGTCAACCCGTGGCCGGGCCAGCAGGTCCAGGTGCGGTCGGTGTCCGACAACTCCGTGGTGCTGAGCACCGCCGACCCGGAGTTCACCCTGAACACCGCCGCGAACAGGGTCTACGTCGTGGAGCGGGTCGCGAAGCCCTTCTCGCAGTACGGCCACACCACGCTCACCGGCACCGCCAACCAGTCCGCCAAGTCCCTGGCGGGCACCGGCTCCACCCTCGGGCTGAACGCTTCCTGAGGCCCTGAGGCCCTGAGGCCCTGAGGCCCTGAGGCCCTGAGGCACCCGCGCCGTGACACCGGCGCAGGGACCGGGCCCGCCGCCGGCAGCCATGAGCCGCCGCCGGCGGGCCCCACCACGTCGGGCTGCCCGCGCCGGGCCGGCGGGCCCGGACCCCCCGGGCGGGCGGTGCTACGCCGCGGGGCCGCCGGCGGCGCCCACCGGGGTGCCGCGCGCCACGAGGTCCGCCAGGTCGCCCACCACGGCCCCGACCTCCGGCAGGGCGAGCATGCCGAGGCGTGCCGCGCGGGTCCTGGCGGCGATGGAGGGGTCGCCCAGGACCGCACGGCAGGTGGCGGCGACGCCGTCCGCCGTCCGGTCGGTGATCTCCCGGCCGATACCCAGCTCCTCGACCCGCTTCGCATTGTGGATCTGGTCGCCGAAGTGCGGCAGGACCGCCAGCGGTGTGGCGGTGCGCAGGGATTCGCGGATGCTGTTGAAGCCGCCGTGCGTGACGAACGCGTCGACGGACTCCAGCAGCAGCGGCTGCGGAACCCGATCGGTCAGGTGGACGTGGCCGGGCAGCCCGGACCTGTCCACGGGCAGCCCGCCGGTGGCCACGACGGCGGTGCAGCCGTCGAGCTGCGCCACCCCCTCGACGATGGCCCCGAGCGTCTCGACGGGGTCGGGGCCGGTCACCAGCGCCAACGGCGAGGGGGTGTCCGACTCCGGCACGGCGTGCCGTATCGGCAGCGCCGTGCCGATGGCGGCGAGCACCAGGGGCCGGTCGGTGGGCAGGCCGGCGATCCAGGGCGGCAGCACGGCCTGATGGTCCACCTGGAGCGCCTGCCGGTAGGAGAGGGACGGGGGCAGGTGGCGGGCGAAGGAGAACGCCGGCGGCACGTGGTCGATCCGGCCGTACGGCACGACGGACAGCGGGTCGTCCTTCCGCGGCAGGCCGAGCGTGTCGCGCAACGCGTTCAGGCCGCCGTGGAGCAGGCCGGGGTCCATCACGTTGCTCGCTCCCGAGGGTGTCGCCACCTGCGGGATCCCGGTCTCCTCCGAGATCAGGACGGAACTCATGTCGAAGCCGTCACGCAGGATCAGGTCGGGCCAGAAGTCGCGGACGACCGGCCGGACGGCCTCCCGCAGCAGCAGGGCGAGCGGGCCCGCCAGGGCGAGCGCCATCGCCGCCACGATCTTCTCGTGCCTCGCCTCGAACGCGGTACCCGGCGGGCCGTCCCCACCTCGTGCGGCCTGCTGGGGCAGGCTCCCGGAGGTGAGGCCCGCCGCGGCCAGCGCCTCGCTGAAGATGTGCCGGGTGTTCTCGCCCCACAGGGCCGGCAGGCAGTCGAGCACCCGCAAGCCGTCGGGCTCGAAGACGTGGCTCAGCTCGGGGGCGGTGGCCACCAGGACGTCGTGTCCGGCGGCCTTGAGGGAACGGAGCGTCGGGAGTTGGGCGCGCCCGTGCGAGGGGCTGCCGAGCGTGGTGCACAGAACCTTCAAGGACGGACCTCTCTGATCGTGCTTCTTGTGCTTCGTCCGTTGACGGCGAGGTGTCGCAGTACGGAAGATAAGCCGCAATTAGCCGCGAAGAGGCCGTGAATCTGTTTTGAGCCGGGGAAGAGCCGAAAAGCGTGGGTGTGCGGGGAGCCGTGGTGAGAGCGGGCCTGGCGGGACGCGCCCCCTTGGGGGCCTGACGCGCCCGGCGCTCAGCACTCGATGATGTTCACCGCGAGCCCGCCGCGCGCGGTCTCCTTGTACTTGACGCTCATGTCGGCGCCCGTGTCCCGCATGGTCTTGATCACCTTGTCCAGGGACACCTTGTGGCTGCCGTCGCCGCGCATCGCCATGCGGGCGGCGGTGACGGCCTTGACCGCCGCCATGCCGTTCCGCTCTATGCACGGGATCTGCACGAGGCCGCCGACCGGGTCGCAGGTCAGGCCGAGGTTGTGCTCCATGCCGATCTCGGCGGCGTTCTCCACCTGCTCCGGGCTGCCGCCCAGCACCTCCGCGAGCGCCCCGGCCGCCATCGAGCACGCCGAGCCCACCTCGCCCTGGCAGCCCACCTCGGCGCCCGAGATCGACGCGTTCTCCTTGAAGAGCATGCCGATCGCGCCGGCCGCCAGCAGGAAGCGGACGACGCCCTCGTCGTCCGCGCCCGGCACGAAGTCCTGGTAGTAGTGCAGGACGGCCGGGATGATGCCCGCCGCGCCGTTGGTGGGTGCCGTGACCACGCGGCCGCCCGCGGCGTTCTCCTCGTTGACCGCCATCGCGTACAGCGTGACCCACTCCATCGCGCGGGTGCGGGCATCGCCCTCGGCGCGCAGCTGCCGCGCCAGGATCGCCGCCCTGCGCCGCACCTTGAGGCCGCCCGGCAGGATGCCTTCGCGCGAGACGCCGCGGCGCACGCAGTCGCGCATGGTGTCCCAGACCTCCAGCAGCCCGGTCCGCACCTCGTCCTCGGTGCGCCACGCGCGCTCGTTCTCCAGCATCAGCGAGGAGATGGACAGGCCGGTCTCCCGGGTGAGCCGCAGGAGCTCCTCACCGGTGCGGAACGGGTACTTCAGCACGGTGTCGTCGAGCTGGATGCGGTCGGTTCCCAGCGCGGAGTCGTCCACCACGAAGCCGCCGCCGACCGAGTAGTACGTCTTCTGCAGGAGCGTGGCGCCCGTCTCGTCGTACGCCCAGAGGGTCATGCCGTTGGCGTGCCCGGGCAGCACCCTTCGGCGGTGCAGGACCAGGTCCTTGTCGGCGTTGAAGGGGACCTCGTGGGTGCCCAGCAGCCGGATGCGGCGCGCCGCGCGGATCTGCTCCACCCGGGCGTCCGCGCCCGCCGGACCGTCGAGCTCCACCGTGCGCGGCGAGCTGCCCTCCAGGCCCAGCATCACCGCCTTCGGGGTGCCGTGGCCGTGCCCCGTCGCGCCCAGCGAGCCGTAGAGCTCGGCGCGGACCGCGGCCGTCCGGGGGAGCAGGCCCTCGCCCTCCAGGCGCCGGGCGAACATCCGGGCCGCCCGCATCGGGCCGACCGTGTGGGAGCTGGACGGGCCGATGCCTATCGAGAACAGGTCGAAGACGGATACGGCCACAGGGACTCCTTGCATGGGCGGACGGCGACGTCCGCCGTGACGCGAATGTTGGGGGCGCGCGCCGCCCCACCTCAGCGTACGTTCCACCGGAAGTGCTGACGAACCGGGCGGAACGGCACGCTTTTCTTGCACCTTCAGCGCCCCCTCGTAAGGGGTGGTGCGGTCGTCTCCGAAACCTCGGAGGGTGGGGTGGTTGCTTGCGCCCGCGCGGCGGAGCCTGACCCACTGCCTCAAGGGCGTGGGAGGTGCCCCCACGACACAGCCCCGCACCCCTTCGGGCGCGCCTTTATGTGGGGTCGTCCCCGGCCCACCCAGGGGCGCGGGGAACTGCGCGACGAGCCACGAGGCCGTGAGATCGCCACCAACCCAAGGGGGCAGTTTCTGTCGTGTCCGGACCACCTGTCGGTGGACGGTTGCTCGCGCAGTTCCCCGCGCCCCTGAGCGGGCCGGGGCCCAGCCCCGCCGTGGAAGGGGCCCGGCCCGCTAGGAGCCCTCGCCCACTCCCGGGTACAGCGGGTGCCGCGCGGCCAGCGCGGCCACCCGGGCGGCCAGGGCGTCCCGGGCCTCCGCCCCGAACGCCGGCTTGAGCGTCTCGGCGATGACGTCCGCGACCTCGCGGAAGTCCTCGGCCGTGAAGCCGCGGGTGGCCAGCGCGGGCGTGCCGATGCGCAGGCCCGAGGTGACCATCGGGGGACGGGGGTCGTTCGGGATGGCGTTGCGGTTGACCGTGATGCCCACCTCGTGGAGGCGGTCCTCGGCCTGCCGGCCGTCCAGCTCGCTGTTGCGCAGGTCCACCAGGACGAGGTGGACGTCCGTCCCGCCCGACAGGACGGAGACGCCTGCCTCGGCGACGTCCGCGCTGTCCAGGCGCTCGGCCAGGATCTTCGCGCCCTCCAGCGTGCGCTGCTGGCGCTCCTTGAACTCCTCGCTCGCCGCGATCTTGAAGGCGACCGCCTTCGCCGCGATCACATGCTCCAGCGGCCCGCCCTGCTGGCCGGGGAAGACCGCGCTGTTGATCTTCTTGGCCAGCTCGGCGGTGGACAGGATCACACCGCCGCGGGGCCCGCCCAGCGTCTTGTGGGTGGTGGTGGTCACCACGTGGGCGTGCGGGACCGGGTTCGGGTGCAGTCCGGCCGCCACCAGGCCGGCGAAGTGCGCCATGTCGACCATCAGATAAGCGCCGACCTCGTCCGCGATCCGGCGGAACGCCGCGAAGTCGAGCTGCCTCGGGTAGGCCGACCAGCCCGCCACGATCAGCTTCGGCCTGGTCTCCTTGGCCTGCCGCTCCACCTCGGCCATGTCGATCCGGCCGGTCTCGTCGTCGACCTGGTAGGCGACGACGTCGTAGAGCTTGCCGGAGAAGTTGATCTTCATGCCGTGGGTCAGGTGGCCGCCGTGCGCCAGGTTCAGGCCCATGATCGTGTCGCCGGGGTTCAGGAGTGCGAACATCGCGGCGGCGTTGGCCTGTGCGCCCGAGTGCGGCTGGACGTTGGCATGCTCGGCGCCGAACAGCGCCTT
The nucleotide sequence above comes from Streptomyces sp. TS71-3. Encoded proteins:
- a CDS encoding carbohydrate-binding protein produces the protein MRFPRLVASLVAVACVAAIGAGVPASAAPPRPASTTDAAFNTGSGALDVNYGSYLSKHDIVYNRPNTDPKYALTVGNGRMGAMAWQQNGLTMQASGVDNSQQGAFGGGLVNLRTTPAMESGFSRYQQRLSLYDGTLTTRYDDNRTVTVMGAPGSEVMGIHVEDGRSNVSGVTLDLGLWDVSGLGNSGDVPNLDTWKTVRTYADADSAGFSRGQDDPQGFGYTLAASVEGAAYSTQVVDGRTVRLTITPSHSYTVWFTTSSRKNAPNQDSVAQAKKALSQVRATGYTGTLNAYKNWWHAFWQKSFVQYGDQSGAADYMENVYYLSTYMIAAGGYGDYPFHFINGVFRSTGDSTKWSNAYWYWNQRDVYNSFLASNHADLMSGFNRLYSRNFDALKSFTKQRYGVDGIWVPETMGWDGNARGTVGSDYTKNIWSSGAEAAYNMYLQYRYTNDTGYLRNTAYPFLREVVKFYQQMLSRDANGQYYVANSNSHETYWNVPNAITDLAAVRNVFPIAISVSQQLGQDADLRPQWQNILDHLIAYPSDSSTYLPHTPPIAQTRNNENVAAELVWPYDRTGIGYPDQQKAVNTWRARPFPYGNVWSNDAIQAARLGLGGDAFDGMKTMLNKYQNYPNGMTSNTNGVFEYLGVQLNVINESLLQSYNGKIRVFPATPSLSGYTGKFTLLANGGFQVSSEREAGETKYVGIKSLYGNSTRVVNPWPGQQVQVRSVSDNSVVLSTADPEFTLNTAANRVYVVERVAKPFSQYGHTTLTGTANQSAKSLAGTGSTLGLNAS
- a CDS encoding glycosyltransferase, which produces MKVLCTTLGSPSHGRAQLPTLRSLKAAGHDVLVATAPELSHVFEPDGLRVLDCLPALWGENTRHIFSEALAAAGLTSGSLPQQAARGGDGPPGTAFEARHEKIVAAMALALAGPLALLLREAVRPVVRDFWPDLILRDGFDMSSVLISEETGIPQVATPSGASNVMDPGLLHGGLNALRDTLGLPRKDDPLSVVPYGRIDHVPPAFSFARHLPPSLSYRQALQVDHQAVLPPWIAGLPTDRPLVLAAIGTALPIRHAVPESDTPSPLALVTGPDPVETLGAIVEGVAQLDGCTAVVATGGLPVDRSGLPGHVHLTDRVPQPLLLESVDAFVTHGGFNSIRESLRTATPLAVLPHFGDQIHNAKRVEELGIGREITDRTADGVAATCRAVLGDPSIAARTRAARLGMLALPEVGAVVGDLADLVARGTPVGAAGGPAA
- a CDS encoding L-serine ammonia-lyase, giving the protein MAVSVFDLFSIGIGPSSSHTVGPMRAARMFARRLEGEGLLPRTAAVRAELYGSLGATGHGHGTPKAVMLGLEGSSPRTVELDGPAGADARVEQIRAARRIRLLGTHEVPFNADKDLVLHRRRVLPGHANGMTLWAYDETGATLLQKTYYSVGGGFVVDDSALGTDRIQLDDTVLKYPFRTGEELLRLTRETGLSISSLMLENERAWRTEDEVRTGLLEVWDTMRDCVRRGVSREGILPGGLKVRRRAAILARQLRAEGDARTRAMEWVTLYAMAVNEENAAGGRVVTAPTNGAAGIIPAVLHYYQDFVPGADDEGVVRFLLAAGAIGMLFKENASISGAEVGCQGEVGSACSMAAGALAEVLGGSPEQVENAAEIGMEHNLGLTCDPVGGLVQIPCIERNGMAAVKAVTAARMAMRGDGSHKVSLDKVIKTMRDTGADMSVKYKETARGGLAVNIIEC
- the glyA gene encoding serine hydroxymethyltransferase, with the protein product MSLHSPHSLLDIPLHEVDPDVAAAVDAELRRQQSTLEMIASENFAPVAVMAAQGSVLTNKYAEGYPGRRYYGGCEHVDVVEQIAIDRVKALFGAEHANVQPHSGAQANAAAMFALLNPGDTIMGLNLAHGGHLTHGMKINFSGKLYDVVAYQVDDETGRIDMAEVERQAKETRPKLIVAGWSAYPRQLDFAAFRRIADEVGAYLMVDMAHFAGLVAAGLHPNPVPHAHVVTTTTHKTLGGPRGGVILSTAELAKKINSAVFPGQQGGPLEHVIAAKAVAFKIAASEEFKERQQRTLEGAKILAERLDSADVAEAGVSVLSGGTDVHLVLVDLRNSELDGRQAEDRLHEVGITVNRNAIPNDPRPPMVTSGLRIGTPALATRGFTAEDFREVADVIAETLKPAFGAEARDALAARVAALAARHPLYPGVGEGS
- a CDS encoding GH25 family lysozyme, with amino-acid sequence MLHGIDVSSYQTSFDTDGLAFVFVKATEGRSYINPKQSEQAKRARDAGCVVGFYHFLWPGNIKAQAEYFVEKCASVEEDLLAADWEYTGEGTAASNAEKDSFIREVKRLRPQHRVMLYCNRDFWLNHDTTSYAGDGLWIADHVDAGKPRIKADWTIHQYSSTPLDKNVADFKSAAAMRDWATALQ